GTTCACGATCTTGATCGGGATGTCGTTCAGCGCCTTCACGACCTCGGGGCTGCCGTTCAGCCGCACGGCGTACTCCCGGTCGCCGATCTTGGCCGAGCCGCCGGGGAGGACGACGTTCTGCGCGTTGATCGCCGAGCTCACCTCGCTCGGTGAGATGCCGCGCGCGTAGAGCGCCTGCGGGTCGAGGTCCACCGAGATCGCGCGCGTGCGGCCGCCGTACGGCGCGGGGATGGTCGCGCCCTGCACCGTCGCGAGCCGCGTGCGGATCTGGTTCGTCGCGATGTCGTACAGCTCCTGCTCCGCGAGCTGCGGGCTCGAGATCGCCGTCTGCAGCACCGGCACGTCGGACGCGTTGTACCGGATGATGAACGGCTGCGAGATGCCGGGCGGCATGTTGCGCGTGATGAGCGCCGAGGCCGCGCTCACCTGCGCGACCGCGGCCTCGATCTTCGCGCCGGGCTGGAAGAAGATCTTCACCACCGCGACGCCGTTCAGCGACTGCGACTCGATGTGCTCGACGTCGTTCACCGTCGTCATCGTGACGCGCTCGCTCGTCGTCGTGATGCGACGCTCCATCTCCTCGGCCGGCAGACCGCTGTACTGCCAGATGAGCGAGACGACGGGGATGTCGATCGGCGGGAAGACGTCGGTGGGCGTGCGGAACACGCTCAGCACGCCGAAGATGACGACGAGCAGCGCGCCGACGATGAACGTGTACGGGCGCCGGAGCGCGAGGCGGACGATCCACATGGGCCTAACGTCTCCCGCGCGTCACAGCGGTCGCCCGGCGAGCGCCGACAGCTCGGCGCGCGCGACGGCGTAGTCGAAGCGCGCGTCGACGAGCGACGACTCCGCGCCGGACAGGTTGGTCTGCGACGTGATGAGGTCGAGGATGCTCGCCGCGCCGTTCTGATAGCGCACCGTCACGACGCGCAGGTCCTCGGTGGCCACCTGCACGCCTTCCTCGGCGAGCGCGATGCGCTCCTGCGCCACGTGCAGCGCCTCGAGCGACCGCTCGGCTTCGAGCCGCGCGGCGCGGCGGGTGTCGCGCAGCGCGGACCCGGCAACGTCGCTCTCCACGCGCGCGCGGGTCACCGTCTCCTCGCGCTGGAAGCCGTCGAACAGCGGATAGCTCATGCCGAGCCGCAGCGCCCACACCGGGTCGCGCGGCCCCACGGTGGGCGCGCTCGGCTGCCCCACGACACGGTAGGCGCCGCCCAGCTGCACGGTGGGCGCGTAGCGCGCGCGCGCCGAGCGCACCGTCGCCGTCGCGGCGCGGTCCGCCGCTTCCGCCGACTGCACGAGCGGCGCGCGGTCCGCGACGAGGGCGACGATGGCGGTGTCGTCGAGCGCGAGCGGATGCGGGGCGAGCGAGTCGACCGCCTTCGCGTCCACCGGCCCGTCGGCGCCGACCACGCGGCCGAGCGCCCACCGCGCGGTGCGCAACGCGCCGTCCGTCTGCGCGAGCGCCTGCCGCGCCTGCGAGAGCTCGAGCCGCGCGCGCAGCTCGTCGCTCCGCGTCGCGACGCCGGCATCGTGGCGGTGCTTCGCGTACGCGAGCCCTTGCTCGGCTCGCGCCACGCGGGCCTTGCCGACGCGGAGCTGGTCGGCGGCGCGCAGCGCGTCGAACACCGCGCGCTCGGCCTCCAGCGTGACCTCGAACCGGCGCGCGACGAGCCCGGCGTCGCTCGCATCGCGGATCGCCGCCGCGCGCCGCCGCTCCGCGCCGCGCCGCCCGCCGGTGAACAGGTCGAGGTTCGCGGCGAGGCCCGCGGCGGACGTGCGGTCGGCGACGCCGCCGAGCGCGCCGGGCTGCGACAGCGGGCTCGGCGTCGTTGAACGCAGGATGCTCGACTCGAGCGAGAGCGTCGGGAGGAACGCCGCGCGCGCCGTGCGCTCGGCCGCCGCGGCAGTGCGCACGGCGCCGGTGTCGCGGGCGAGGTCGGGGCTCACCCGCAGCGCGAGCTGCACGGCCTCGTCGAGGGTGACCGTGAGCACGGCGGGGGGGGCAGGCGCTTGTGCGCGAACGCTGGTCGCCACCGTGAGAGCGGCGATCAGCGCTGTGGTACGGAGGTGCATGACTGCGGGAGCGGGTACGACTGACTACGCAGGGGGAGGGGTTAGCGTTCGGTCCTCCTACGGCGGGACGACGAAGGGCGGGATGGTGGACGGCGGGATGACTTACTGCGGGACGATCGACGGCGGGACGATCGACGGCGGGACGATCAACGGCGGGACGATCCACTGCGGGACGATCTACGGCGGGACGGATGAGGCGGCGGTGCGTTTTGGGGGATGGTGGCGCGTTCTCGCGGTAGGGTGGGTCGATCGAGTGGTGCGAGACTGGGGCATGGACAAGAGAGCGTCCCAGAAGCGGCCGGCGAAGTCGTTTCGCGACCTGGTCGTGTGGCAGGAGGCGCACAAACTGGCGGAGTTCGCAGCCGGCATCTGCGACGGACTGCCACGCCGGGAGTGGAGTCTCGCGGACCAGCTGCGGCGGGCGTCGTCCTCCGTGCCGTTCAACATCTCCGAGGGGAACGGTGCGCCGACGCGTCCCGACTACCTCAAGTACCTCGGCTCCGCGCGCAAATCGCTGAACGAGGTCGAGAGCCAGCTCGAGCTACTCCGCGCCCGCCACCTCGCACCCGCCGCCCAGCTCCGCACCCTGTCGCTCCACATCTCCCGAACAGGCCGCCTGCTCGCCGCGCTAACCCGCTCACTATCGAAGCCTCCCGCCGTCGATCGTCCCGCAGTGGATCGTCCCGCAGTAAGTCATCCCGCCGTTCAGCATCCCGCCGTTCAGCATCCCGCCGTTAGGCGAGCCCGCCAAAGGCGCCCTCGAACGCCCGGCGCGTGATCGCCAGCGTCTCCTCATCGTGCGCGAGCGACACGAACCCCGCCTCGAACGCCGACGGGGCGACGTACACGCCGCGCTCGAGCAGCCCGTGGAACAACCGCGCAAACCGCGCCGTGTCGGACCGCTTCGCCGCGGCGTAGTCCCGCACCGGATCCGTCGAGAGAAAGAACCCCCACATCCCGCCCACCGCCGCCGTCTGCACCGGCACGCCGGCCCTCGATGCCGCCGCCTCGAGCGCGCCGACGACCGCGTTCGCGCTCGTCGCGAGCCGGTCGTAGGTGCCGGGGGCGGCGAGCAGGTCGAGCGTCGCGATCCCAGCCACCATGCCGAGCGGGTTGCCCGACAGCGTGCCCGCCTGATAGACCGGGCCTAACGGCGCGATCATCTCCATCAGCTCGCGCCGCCCGCCGTACGCGGCCACCGGCATCCCGCCGCCGATCACCTTGCCGAGGCACGTGAGATCAGGGGTGATGTCGTACGCGATCTGCGCCCCGCCCCACGCCACGCGGAAGCCCGTCATCACCTCGTCGAAGATGAGCAGCGCGTCGTGCTCGCTCGTGAGGCCACGCAGCCCGCTCAGGAAGCCGCGGTCGGGGAGCACCATGCCCATGTTGCCGGCGATCGGCTCCACGATCACCGCCGCGACGCGTCCGCGGTGCGTCTCGAGCGCCGCTTCCACCGCGTCGAGGTCGTTGTACGGCACCACGATCGTGTCGGCGGTGGCGCCGGGGGTGACGCCGGGGCTGTTCGGCAGGCCTAACGTCGCGACGCCGGATCCGGCCTGCACGAGGAGCGCGTCGGCATGGCCGTGGTAGCAGCCGTCGAACTTGATCAGCTTCGGACGGCCCGTCGCGGCGCGGGCGAGGCGGATCGCGCTCATCGTCGCCTCGGTGCCGCTGTTCACGAAGCGCAGCATGTCCACCGCCGGCAGCGCGGCGCAGATCCGCTCGGCCAGCGCCGCCTCCGCCTCGATCGGCGCGCCGAAGCTCGTGCCTAACGACGTCTGGCGCACGATCGCCTCGACGACGGCGGGGTGCGCGTGGCCGAGCGCGAGGGCGCCCCACGACATCACGTAGTCGACGTACGTGTTGCCGTCGGCGTCGGTCACGCGGGCGCCCTGGCCCGACGCGATGAACCGCGGCGTCCCGCCGACGCCCTTGAACGCGCGCACCGGCGAGCTCACGCCGCCGGGGATCACGCGCTGTGCGGCGGCGAGCAGCTCGGCGCTCCGTGGCACGACGTCCGTGCCTGCGTCCATCGCACCCATCGTCACGCCCCCTCGCGCAGCCACCGCGCGGCGTCCTTCGCGTAGTAGGTGATCACCAGGTCCGCGCCCGCGCGCCGGATCGCGACGAGCGACTCGAGCGCGGCACGCCGCTCGTCGATCCAGCCGCGCTCCGCGGCCGCCTTCAGCAGCGCGTACTCGCCGCTCACCTGATACGCGGCGATCGGCAGCAGCGACTTCGCGCGAATGCGCTGGATGACGTCGAGGTACGGGCCGGCCGGCTTCACCATGAGCATGTCGGCGCCCTCCTTCTCGTCGCGCAGCGACTCGCGCACCGCCTCGCGCGCGTTCGCCGGCGGGAGCTGGTGCGTGGCGCGGTCGCCGAAGCTCGGCGCGCTCGCCACCGCGTCGCGGAACGGGCCGTAGAACGCGCTCGCGAACTTCGTCGAGTAGGACAGGATCGAGACGTCGCGATGGCCGGCGCCGTCGAGCGCGGCCCTGATCGCGGCGACCTGAGCGTCCATCATCGCGCTCGGCGCGACGACGTCGACGCCGGCGTCGGCATACGCGACGGCCGCGCGCGCGAGCGGCGGCAGCGTGGCGTGCGAGTCGACGCAGCTCCCGGTGGCGTCGAGCGTGCCGCAGTGGCCGTGCGACGTGTACTCGCACAGGCACACGTCGGCGACGACGAGCAGCCCCGGCGCGCGCTCCTTGATCATGCGCGCCGCGCGTGGCACGGCCCCCTCCGGATCCCACGCGCCCGTCCCCTCGGCGTCCTTCGCGTCGGGGATGCCGAACAGCAGCACCGCCGGAATCCCCGCGGCGACGATCGCGTCGATCTCCGCACCCAACCGATCGACGGTCCACTGCGACTGCCCGGGCAGCGACGCGATCGGCGTCACCGAGTCGCGGCCGTCCTTCACGAACAGCGGCAGGACGAGATGCTCGGGACGCAGCAGCGTCTCGGCGAGCATGCGGCGCGCGGCCGCGTTGCGGCGCAGCCGGCCGATCGCGGACCGCGGGTCGATCGCGGCCTCGCGCTCGGCGGTGGACTCCGGTGTATACGACATGGACATCACGTCCTCACACGTTGCCGTTCGAACGTTGGTGGTCCGCAGATCACGAAGGTTTCTTCACAGGCAGGCCAGCGTCGCCGCCACGAGCCCATCGTCCGACGGCGACGCGGCGACGCTCGCCACGGTGAGCCCGAGGTCGCGGCACGCCTGCGCCGTCGCGGGCCCGATGCATACGAGCGCGGGCGCGCGCGCGCCCGCGCGGCCTAACGCTCGCGCCAGCGCCTGCGCCGCCGACGGGCTCGCGAGCAGCACCGCGTCCACCTCGCCGTCCGAGGCACGCCGCGCGACGTCGTTCAGCGCGTCGTCCACGGCGACCGTGCGATAGGCGACCACGCACTCCACGCGCGCGCCGCGGCCGCGCAGGCCCACCGGCAGCGCGTCGCGCGCGCGGTCGGCGCACGGGAACAGCACGAGCGCGCCGGCGGGGCGCGGCCACGCGGCGACGAGTCCGTCCGCGGTGTGCCGCGCCGGCACGAGGTCGCATCGCCCGAGCCGAGCGCGCGCCGCGTCCGCCGTCGCCGCGCCCACCGCGGCCACACGCGGCCGGGTGCCGAGCGACGCGCGCGGATCGCCGCCGCGCGCCGCGAGACGGTCGGCCACGGCATCGACCGCGGCGACGCTGGTGAGCGCGAGCCAGTCGTAGGTCGCGAGGCGCGCGAGCGCGTCGTCCAGCGCATCGTACGACGTCGGCGGCTCGACCGCGATCGCCGGACAGGCGATGACCGTGGCGCCTAACGCCTCGAGCGCCGAGCAGAGCGCGGCGGCGCGCTCCACGGGTCGGGTGACGGCGACCACGCGGTGCGCCAGCGGCAGCGTGTCGGTGGTGCCCGACGCGCCTGCCGCGCGCGTCATTCGGCCTCCGTCGTCGCCGCGGGCACCCGCGTGCCGGCCGCGCGCAACAGCTCCTCGCCGCCCGACGCGAGCAGAGTCTCCGCCACCGCGACGCCGAGCGCCGCGGCGTCCTGCTCGCGGCCGGTGCGCGCCGCGCGGATCACCGCCCCCGACTCCGACCCGATCAGCCCTTCCAGGTGCAGCATGCCGCGCTCGAGTCGCGCATGCGCCGCGCTCGGCGCCGCGCACCCCGCGCCGAGCCGTGCGAGGAACGCGCGCTCGGCGGTCACCGTCACGCGCGTGGCGTGGTCGTCGAGCGGCGCGAGCGCGGCCGTCATCGCGGCATCGGCGGCGCGCACCTCGACGGCGATCGCGCCCTGCCCGACGGCGGGCAGCATGATGTCCGACTCCAGCCACTGGGTCACGCGCTCGGTGAGCCCGAGCCGGCGGAGCCCCGCCGCGGCGAGCACGATCGCGTCGTACTGCCCCTCGTCGAGCTTGCGCAGCCGCGTGTCGACGTTGCCGCGGATGTCGCGCAGCACGATGTCGGGCCGCAGCGCGCGGATCTGACACGCCCGGCGCGGGGAGCTCGTGCCGAGCACCGCGTGCATGGGCAGCGAGACGAGCGGCGCGCCGCCGCGCGCGATGAGCACGTCGCGCACGTCCTCGCGCGGCAGGAACGCGGCGAGCGCGAGATCGGGCGCGAGCGTCGACGGCAGATCCTTCGCGCTGTGCACGGCGAGATCCACCTCGCCCACGCGCAGCGCCTGCTCCAGCTCCGCGGCGAACACCCCGCGGCCGCCGATCACCGAGAGCGGCACGTCGGTGCGCACGTCGCCCTTCGTCGTGATCGTCACGATCTCGACCGGCAGACCCGCGCCGCCGAGCGCGCCGGCGACGATGCGCGCCTGCGCGAGGGCGAGCGCGCTGCCGCGCGTGCCGAGTCGCAGCGTGGCGGTCCGCGTCGACGTCACGGCCGCCCCTGCCCCGCCGGCTCGGCGTGAATCGGGGACGCGCCGGCGGCGAGCTCCTCGCGCGTCCGCGTCGTCGGCGGCGGCGCGTCGACGCGCACCGTGTTCTCGCCCGCCACCGCGCGCGCGGCGACGTCGGCGAGGGCCTCGACGAAGTCGGGACGGACGTTGGGCAGCTGCGTGCGGCGGTACGTCATGCCTAACGACTCCGCCTTCGCGCGCGTCTCCACGTCGAGGTCGTACAGGATCTCGAGGTGGTCGCAGACGAAGCCGATCGGCACCTGCAGGACGTGGCGCACGCCCTCCGCGTGCAGCGTGTCGAGGTAGTCGAGGATGTCCGGGCCGATCCACGGCTCGCCCGTCGCGCCCGCGCTCTGCCACGCCACGCGCGCGTCCCGCAGGCCCACGCGCGCCGCGACGGCGCGCGCGCTCTCGGCGAGCTGCGCCTCGTACGGATCGCCCCACGTGCGGATGCGCTCGGGGAGCGAGTGCGCGCTGAACACGACCACCACGTCGTCCCGCGCCTCCTCCGGGAAGCGCGTCAGCCCCTCGCGCACGAGCGTCGCCATGACGTCGAGGAAGCCCGGATGGTCGTGCCAGTGCTCCACGAACTCCACGTCGAGATGCGTGCCGTGCTTGTGCATCCCCTCGAACAGGTACCGCTGGTAGCCGCCCACGCTGAACCGCGAATAGTGCGGCGCGAGCACGATGCCGATCAGCCGCGTCACGCCGTCGGCGCGCACGCGCGGCAGCACGTCGGCGATGTACGGATGCCAGTGCTTCATGCCGACGTACACCGGCACGTCGAGTCCGCGCTCGGCGAGCCGCTCGGCGACGGCGGCGCGCACTTCCTCGGTGAGCTCGGTGAGCGGCGTGCGGCCGCCGACCGCCTCGTAGCGGTGCGTGAGGTGCGCCACCGCCTCCGGCGACGGCGGCCGGCCGCCGCGGATGTGCGTGTAGTACGGCGCCACGTGCTCCGCCGTCTCCGGCGTGCCGTACGCCATGAGCATGATGCCGGTCCGGCTCATACGGCCACCGCCTGGGCCGACGTCTCGGCACGCAGCTCGCCACGCAGCTCGGCGCTCTTCTCGTGCACGAAGTCGACGACGCGCTCGATGTTCGACAGCGGCGTCGCGGGCAGCAGGCCGTGGCCGAGGTTGAAGACGTGGCCGGGGCGTCCGGCGGCGCGGCGCAGCACGTCCTCAGCCTCGCGCTCCACCGCATCGACCGGCGCGAACAGCGCGGCGGGGTCGAGGTTCCCCTGCACGCCTAACGGTCGGCCGGCGGCCGTCTCCACGCGCTCCCACGCGTCGTCGAGCGGCACGCGCCAGTCGAGCCCCATCACCGTGCCGCCGTCGGTCGCCATCGCGTCGAGCAGGTGCGCGGTGCCGGTGCCGAAGTGCACCATCGGCACGCCGAGCCCCGCGAGGTCGGCGAAGATGCGGCGCGTGTACGGCTGCACGAAGCGCACGTAGTCCGCGACGCTCAGCGCGCCCACCCACGAGTCGAACAGCTGCACCGCGTCGGCGCCCGCGGCGACGTTCGCCCGCAGGAACTGCGTCGCGATGCGCGCGAGCCGCGACATGAGCGCGTCCCACACGTCGGTCGCGCCGAGCATGAGCGCCTTCGTGCGCGCGAAGTCGCGCGTCGGCTTCCCCTCCACGAGGTAGCTCGCGAGCGTGAACGGCGCGCCCGCGAAGCCGAGCACCGCGCGCTCCGACTCCAGCTCGCGGCGCACGATGCGCACCGCCTCCAGCACCGGCGCCACGTCCTGCTCCGGCTCCAGGTCGCGCAGCCGCGCGACGCCGGCGAGGTCGCGGATCGGCTCCTCGATCACGGGACCGACCTTCTCGACGATGTCGAGCGCGACGCCGACGCCGGCGAGCGGCAGCATGATGTCGCCGAACATCACCGCGGCGTCGAGCGGCATGCGCCGCATCGGCTGCAGCGTCACCTCCGCGCACACGTCCGGGAGGCGACAGATCTCGAGCAGCGTCCACCGCTCGCGCACCTTGCGGTACTCGGGCAGCGTGCGCCCCGCCTGGCGCATGAACCACACCGGCGTGTGATCCGTCGGCAGGCCGCGCGCGGCGCGCAGGAAGGGTCCGGCGGCGCCGGGACTACGGTCGTCGGGCATGCGGTACGGTACCGGAAGTGACTCAGACGCCGAGCGGCGTCGCGGCGCGGGACGCGGGAAGCGACGGCACGGCAGGCTCGTTAGGCACCGCGGGCGCGTCGGCGTCGAGCGCGAACAGGCGCCGCACCGAGGCCGCGAGCGCCGCCGCGTCCGCGTCGCCCGAGAGCGCGGCGAGCGGCTGGTGCAGCAGCTTGTTGACGAGACGCGTCGCCATCTCGCGCACGATCTCGCGCTCGCGCGGGTCGACGGCACCGAGGCGCGCGAGGGCACGCTCGACCTCGAGGTCGCGCACGCGGGCCGCCTCGTCGCGCAGTTGGGCGATGGTCGGCTGCAGCGCGCTCGTGCGCTGCCACCGCTCGAAGCGGGCGGCCCACCGCGACACCTCGGCCTCCGCGTCGGTGTGGGCGTGCGCGGTGGCCGCCCCGGCCTGCCCCCACGCGCCTAACGAGTCGACGTCGATCACGCGCGTCGCGGAATGCTCGGCCAGCTCGGGCGCGACGTTGCGCGGCACGCCGAGGTCGACGAACGTGCGCCGCCGCGGCGCCGTGCGGGCGAGGTGCTCGCGCCGCAGCACCGGCGCGGCGGACGACGTGCACGTGAACACGACGTCCGCGTCCGCCACCACCACCTCCAGCGCCTCCCACGACGCGACCGCGGCGCCGTGGCGCGCGGCGAGCGGCAGCGCGCGGTCGAGCGTGCGGTTCACAAGCACCAGGCGCCGCGTCCGCGCGCCGGAGAGCGCGCGCAGCAGGTCCGCCGCCGTCGCCCCGGCACCCACCACGACCACCGACGCATCGCTGAGCGCCGCGACGCCGCCGAGCGCGCGCACGCCCGCTTCGGCGACCGAGTGCACCCCGGAGGTGTGCGGCAGGTGCGGCCGCGCGCGCTTGCCGGCCGCGAGGGCGAGCGACACCGCCCGCTCGATCACCCGCCCCGCGACGCCGTCGGAGCGCGCGTCGGTGAGGGCGCGCTTGATCTGCGACACGATCTGCGTCTCGCCGAGCACCATCGACTCCATCCCCGACGCGACGCGCGCGAGGTGCGCCGCGGCGGCCACCCCGGTGTACGTCACGAGGTAGTCGCGCAGCAGCTCGGCGGGCATCGCGGC
This DNA window, taken from Gemmatirosa kalamazoonensis, encodes the following:
- a CDS encoding TolC family protein, translated to MLTVTLDEAVQLALRVSPDLARDTGAVRTAAAAERTARAAFLPTLSLESSILRSTTPSPLSQPGALGGVADRTSAAGLAANLDLFTGGRRGAERRRAAAIRDASDAGLVARRFEVTLEAERAVFDALRAADQLRVGKARVARAEQGLAYAKHRHDAGVATRSDELRARLELSQARQALAQTDGALRTARWALGRVVGADGPVDAKAVDSLAPHPLALDDTAIVALVADRAPLVQSAEAADRAATATVRSARARYAPTVQLGGAYRVVGQPSAPTVGPRDPVWALRLGMSYPLFDGFQREETVTRARVESDVAGSALRDTRRAARLEAERSLEALHVAQERIALAEEGVQVATEDLRVVTVRYQNGAASILDLITSQTNLSGAESSLVDARFDYAVARAELSALAGRPL
- the hemA gene encoding glutamyl-tRNA reductase; amino-acid sequence: MNLLVVGLDHRTAPLWIRERAAFASWAGAAREVAERAVLREVLVLSTCNRVELYGAADEHDLHAATERLIALLADRAAMPAELLRDYLVTYTGVAAAAHLARVASGMESMVLGETQIVSQIKRALTDARSDGVAGRVIERAVSLALAAGKRARPHLPHTSGVHSVAEAGVRALGGVAALSDASVVVVGAGATAADLLRALSGARTRRLVLVNRTLDRALPLAARHGAAVASWEALEVVVADADVVFTCTSSAAPVLRREHLARTAPRRRTFVDLGVPRNVAPELAEHSATRVIDVDSLGAWGQAGAATAHAHTDAEAEVSRWAARFERWQRTSALQPTIAQLRDEAARVRDLEVERALARLGAVDPREREIVREMATRLVNKLLHQPLAALSGDADAAALAASVRRLFALDADAPAVPNEPAVPSLPASRAATPLGV
- the hemE gene encoding uroporphyrinogen decarboxylase yields the protein MPDDRSPGAAGPFLRAARGLPTDHTPVWFMRQAGRTLPEYRKVRERWTLLEICRLPDVCAEVTLQPMRRMPLDAAVMFGDIMLPLAGVGVALDIVEKVGPVIEEPIRDLAGVARLRDLEPEQDVAPVLEAVRIVRRELESERAVLGFAGAPFTLASYLVEGKPTRDFARTKALMLGATDVWDALMSRLARIATQFLRANVAAGADAVQLFDSWVGALSVADYVRFVQPYTRRIFADLAGLGVPMVHFGTGTAHLLDAMATDGGTVMGLDWRVPLDDAWERVETAAGRPLGVQGNLDPAALFAPVDAVEREAEDVLRRAAGRPGHVFNLGHGLLPATPLSNIERVVDFVHEKSAELRGELRAETSAQAVAV
- the hemH gene encoding ferrochelatase — translated: MSRTGIMLMAYGTPETAEHVAPYYTHIRGGRPPSPEAVAHLTHRYEAVGGRTPLTELTEEVRAAVAERLAERGLDVPVYVGMKHWHPYIADVLPRVRADGVTRLIGIVLAPHYSRFSVGGYQRYLFEGMHKHGTHLDVEFVEHWHDHPGFLDVMATLVREGLTRFPEEARDDVVVVFSAHSLPERIRTWGDPYEAQLAESARAVAARVGLRDARVAWQSAGATGEPWIGPDILDYLDTLHAEGVRHVLQVPIGFVCDHLEILYDLDVETRAKAESLGMTYRRTQLPNVRPDFVEALADVAARAVAGENTVRVDAPPPTTRTREELAAGASPIHAEPAGQGRP
- the hemB gene encoding porphobilinogen synthase, giving the protein MSYTPESTAEREAAIDPRSAIGRLRRNAAARRMLAETLLRPEHLVLPLFVKDGRDSVTPIASLPGQSQWTVDRLGAEIDAIVAAGIPAVLLFGIPDAKDAEGTGAWDPEGAVPRAARMIKERAPGLLVVADVCLCEYTSHGHCGTLDATGSCVDSHATLPPLARAAVAYADAGVDVVAPSAMMDAQVAAIRAALDGAGHRDVSILSYSTKFASAFYGPFRDAVASAPSFGDRATHQLPPANAREAVRESLRDEKEGADMLMVKPAGPYLDVIQRIRAKSLLPIAAYQVSGEYALLKAAAERGWIDERRAALESLVAIRRAGADLVITYYAKDAARWLREGA
- a CDS encoding uroporphyrinogen-III synthase, with product MTRAAGASGTTDTLPLAHRVVAVTRPVERAAALCSALEALGATVIACPAIAVEPPTSYDALDDALARLATYDWLALTSVAAVDAVADRLAARGGDPRASLGTRPRVAAVGAATADAARARLGRCDLVPARHTADGLVAAWPRPAGALVLFPCADRARDALPVGLRGRGARVECVVAYRTVAVDDALNDVARRASDGEVDAVLLASPSAAQALARALGRAGARAPALVCIGPATAQACRDLGLTVASVAASPSDDGLVAATLACL
- the hemL gene encoding glutamate-1-semialdehyde 2,1-aminomutase; its protein translation is MDAGTDVVPRSAELLAAAQRVIPGGVSSPVRAFKGVGGTPRFIASGQGARVTDADGNTYVDYVMSWGALALGHAHPAVVEAIVRQTSLGTSFGAPIEAEAALAERICAALPAVDMLRFVNSGTEATMSAIRLARAATGRPKLIKFDGCYHGHADALLVQAGSGVATLGLPNSPGVTPGATADTIVVPYNDLDAVEAALETHRGRVAAVIVEPIAGNMGMVLPDRGFLSGLRGLTSEHDALLIFDEVMTGFRVAWGGAQIAYDITPDLTCLGKVIGGGMPVAAYGGRRELMEMIAPLGPVYQAGTLSGNPLGMVAGIATLDLLAAPGTYDRLATSANAVVGALEAAASRAGVPVQTAAVGGMWGFFLSTDPVRDYAAAKRSDTARFARLFHGLLERGVYVAPSAFEAGFVSLAHDEETLAITRRAFEGAFGGLA
- the hemC gene encoding hydroxymethylbilane synthase, which gives rise to MTSTRTATLRLGTRGSALALAQARIVAGALGGAGLPVEIVTITTKGDVRTDVPLSVIGGRGVFAAELEQALRVGEVDLAVHSAKDLPSTLAPDLALAAFLPREDVRDVLIARGGAPLVSLPMHAVLGTSSPRRACQIRALRPDIVLRDIRGNVDTRLRKLDEGQYDAIVLAAAGLRRLGLTERVTQWLESDIMLPAVGQGAIAVEVRAADAAMTAALAPLDDHATRVTVTAERAFLARLGAGCAAPSAAHARLERGMLHLEGLIGSESGAVIRAARTGREQDAAALGVAVAETLLASGGEELLRAAGTRVPAATTEAE
- a CDS encoding four helix bundle protein, with product MVDGGMTYCGTIDGGTIDGGTINGGTIHCGTIYGGTDEAAVRFGGWWRVLAVGWVDRVVRDWGMDKRASQKRPAKSFRDLVVWQEAHKLAEFAAGICDGLPRREWSLADQLRRASSSVPFNISEGNGAPTRPDYLKYLGSARKSLNEVESQLELLRARHLAPAAQLRTLSLHISRTGRLLAALTRSLSKPPAVDRPAVDRPAVSHPAVQHPAVQHPAVRRARQRRPRTPGA